Genomic DNA from Triticum dicoccoides isolate Atlit2015 ecotype Zavitan chromosome 4B, WEW_v2.0, whole genome shotgun sequence:
agtaaatagcataaaactactactttacaggttaGCGTTCCAAAAAACTACCGGCTTTTAAATTTTCTCAGATAACTAACAAATGAgtggtcggctgtttcaaaaaacccaaatcgTCGAGTGCTTTAAGATTGATCATGATTATGACAGGTTGGGCCCGCAACTAAACGAACCGTTTGATTGACCGTTAACTTACAAgtgaggcccacatgtcagtcctcACTTTTTTTACAAAATAGCCCCTATAGACATTtctaaaaagcaatcgggtccctgccATTTTTCTGAAGAAAGCAATCAGGTCCCTGTAGTGCTCGGGTCCCTATTCACGGCTACCGCCGCGCCATGCCGTGCTCCATGCCGCCGCCACGCACCTGCAGGGCGGCCTCTCCTGCTCCTTGCCGCAGAGACGGCCTCTGCTGTTGCTCCTTTGCAGCAGCCGAGCCGCGATGGCCTCTGTTGTTGCTCCCTGGCCGTCGATTTGGCGCATGCGCCCTGGCCGTCGGACTTGGTCGCATCCGGCGGCGGCGAGCtggtggcttcggcggcggcgagctggtggcttcggcggcggaggagagagggaggccggggAGGGGTGTCGCTGGCTCGGGAGACGACAGAGCCGCTGGCCTAGCGCATGCGCCCTGGCTGTCGAACCTGGCGGCGGCtagctgtcggcggcggcggcgagctggtGGCTTCGGCGGCGGAGAGAGGGNNNNNNNNNNNNNNNNNNNNNNNNNNNNNNNNNNNNNNNNNNNNNNNNNNNNNNNNNNNNNNNNNNNNNNNNNNNNNNNNNNNNNNNNNNNNNNNNNNNNNNNNNNNNNNNNNNNNNNNNNNNNNNNNNNNNNNNNNNNNNNNNNNNNNNNNNNNNNNNNNNNNNNNNNNNNNNNNNNNNNNNNNNNNNNNNNNNNNNNNNNNNNNNNNNNNNNNNNNNNNNNNNNNNNNNNNNNNNNNNNNNNNNNNNNNNNNNNNNNNNNNNNNNNNNNNNNNNNNNNNNNNNNNNNNNNNNNNNNNNNNNNNNNNNNNNNNNNNNNNNNNNNNNNNNNNNNNNNNNNNNNNNNNNNNNNNNNNNNNNNNNNNNNNNNNNNNNNNNNNNNNNNNNNggcggcggcggcgagctggtggcttcggcggcggaggagagagggaggccggggAGGGGTGTCGCTGGAGACGACAGAGCCGCTGGCCTAGCGCATGCGCCCTGGCTGTCGAACCTGGCGGCGGCTAGCTGTCGGCAGCGGCGGCGAGCTGGTGGCctccggcggcggaggagagagggaggccggggAGGCGTGTCGCTGGCTTGGGAGAAGACAGTCGATGGCTCGGGAGGGGGTTGTGTGTTGTGCTCGAGCTCGCGAGAGAAAAAGAGttcaggggagggagagaaagaaaagagaagaaagagACACCGACATGTGGGCTCTATTTGTAAGTTAACAGTCAACGTAACGGTCAAACACACAGTTCGTTTAGTTGCGGGTCCGACCTGTCATAATCATGATCAATCTTAAAGCACTCGACGATTTGAGTTTTTTGAAACAACCGACCTCCTATTTGGTAGTtatctggaaaaaaataaaaatcggtagttttttgaaaccctaacctgtaaagtagtagttttatgctatttactctccAGTTGATGACCATATGGAGCAAGGTTGGCCTCATGCATCAATGTCCATGCTAAATACCCGTCAACTGGTTCTGACAATGTCCATACCTGGAGCTGGAACATGTCGATTGCCACATAATAAATCCCTTTCTCATAACGCGCTAGGATGGACTTAATGGGAAGGCCCTGCTCGAAGGTGACTTCTTCATTGTTGCAGGGTTTCCCTGGCAGCTGGACCATATCATACATCTCTTGTGAGTTGCGTACGATCATAAGAATGTTGTTGTGGCAATGCACATAGAGCGATCCTCGCCAATACTTAGCTGATTTCCATATAATCGTGTAGTCTTTGTATCTTGACACCGGCAATAAGTCGCTGAGATGCTGGGGAGTGCAATTCCTGGGCACAAACTCTCGACTCTCCCAGTGGTTATTCCAGGAGGAAAACACCAGTAAAGACAACACATCATCTTTGGGCTCGTCGGGCGCCAGCATGTGGGCATGCTGCTCTTGTTACTGAACTTCGGTTTCTTCTTCGTCTTCAGATAGTTGCTCTTCGTCGAGTAAACAAGACCAGCGTAGCTGCTCCAGGGAGATTTCCATCCACGTTTCCTCTGTTTCGACCATGGATGGCCGGACCACCTCCTTCTGATGGCGCAACTGCGTTAGTATTTCTGGGAACACCAACACCTCATGGTGTCGTGACACTGCTGGGTCAAAAGCGAGGAACAAGCCTTTGCAATACGTTACTGACGACGGTGGGGACGGCAGACGGGCACACCTTACCGTCGCCGGATTGCACACGCAATAATAGTTATAGCTTTTTTGGAGGAGCAGGAGACCGTTGCAGTGATCCATCACAGAGGCCCAGTGATGCTCAAAGACAGGGTACCGGAAGACAGTGATGCTCAAGTTTGGGACAACCAAATAACCAACTGCAGGCCCTCAAATGTGCATCTAAATGATAATTGCGTTCAATTTAAAATTCAATAGCATAAGCATAACCTCTACAGACGTTGAGAAAAAAATTGATGTGCAGGAAATAAATTCAGACAAACACCACGGTGTTTCCTGCTTGTGTTTTTACCTCCAGTGTTCTTCTTGCTAAACTATGCTTTGAGGCATCTTCAAATTCTTTGATATTGATGTTGTTTTATCGTCCAAATGCCTAGATGCTGTTGATTGACATTGATGTTGCCATTTTTGCCAAGTATGGTGGTTCTCTCTTGGACTTGCAAGGTTCTCTTTGGACTACTTTGAGGAGGTCACCTTTAATTCATTTGGATCAGGATCACCCAGCTAGCTAACTTCATGTGGGTGATGGGTTGATTCCTTACCGTAAAAAACGATTGCAAAGTTTAACCTACCAAAAAAATGAGGCATCCATGTAAAAAGATTGACCAAGGAACATACATCCATGTGGCGCTAGATGAGTGGCCAGTGTAAAGTTCCAACAGAGCAACAAGGTTGAAAAGAACAAGGTTCAGAACTTAAATGATGTCTCCACTCTCCAGTTTAAATTCAGTAACAAGGGAGAGCAAAAACCTTTTGCTGCTGCTGGAGGAGAACGGAGAAGGGCGGTTGCTTGATTGCAGAACGTGAGCACACTCATGACGTTGGGCGTTGTTTCGTTAGCAGTTCGTCGGACCGGGCGACCAAGGGTGCACATCATATGCCTGTGAAGATCAGCAAGCAAGTGGTGTGCTGAAACGAATGGTGATGAAGTAGGGGATACATGCGTGCATGATGATGCAACATTTTCTGATTAAATGCAGTCTAGACTGACTTTTAGACTGATTTTCAATCAAAATTGAAAATAGCTACACTAAGTTTCAAAATAGAAAATACACTTCTCAGTTTTACAGACTGAAAATTACTGTATGACAGTACAAAACTTGCTTGCAATAAAATCCCAACGCTCTAAAACTGAAACTTTAACTGACATTTAGACTGAATTTTTACTCCAAGAGTTTTTATATTCAGATCACTTTAACTGAATTTTAGATTGAATTTTAAACTTTCTTGCAATAAGCTTGTAGTACACTTTATATAAAGATCAGGATCCAAGCTCTAAAATTGAATTTTTAACTGAGTTTTAAAGTGAATTTTTACGACTGCACCTGTTTCAATCTCAGTTTCAGAAAGTTTATATTCAGATCAGGAGACTGACTTTTAAACTGACTTTATATTCAGTTTCAGGTAAGGACATCAGAAATCTACAGCAGTGAGGCCAATTCTACATCATCTGTGACAGAGATTCTACGGCTGTGTGGCCAATTCTACAACATGTGTTTCAGAGAATCTACAGCAGTGAGGCCAATTCTATTGTGTGGCAATTCTATTGTAGCAGCCCAATCAATTCTACTCAAGCAAAGAATCTGTAGTACTCAAGCAAATTTGTAAGCAAGCAATGAATCAGTATGCAAGCAAACGTGTACTCAAGAAAATCTGTTGTCCCGAGGCCAATCAGTATGAAAGCATCTGTGTAAGCAAGCAAAGAATCTACAATACCGACGAGGAACAGACCTTGAGGTTGGTGTGCTTGGCGGTGGAGTCCTAGAGCGGATGGAGGAACATGTCGGAGCTCGCCGCCACCATCCCGCCGCCGCTGCTGCGTGGGCCGTAGCCACGTCGTAGTCAGACCTGTGTTGATGCTGGATGAGCATGACGAAGGCGGCCAGGTAGCCGCGGCTGCAGGAGATGAGCTCCTCACCTGACGACAAGCAGCAGCAGCCCCGTGCAGGCGACCGGCAGAAGTAGCTCTGTCGCGCCGTATTGGTACTCTCCGCCGCAGACTGAGCACGACCGCTGCAGATCGAAGAGCCGGAGGGGGAAAATCGGATTTTTACCGATGCGGAGGGACATGCGAGAGGAAGAGAGCGCCGGTAACGCGCGCAAGGGAGAGGGCGCCGGCGCTGGGGAGGGAGAGGAActgtgggggagggggaggaggcgcaGGCAGCGTGGAGCTGCGCGGAGGGAAACGGCGTCGGTGGTGCCGGCCGGTCGGAGAGGAAGGAGGAAGAGAGCGACCACGCAGAGGGACTTCGGGTTCGGTCGGGAGAAGGCTGAGGACTAAATTGCAAAATGACAGCTGCGACAtgaatttcgggacggagggagtagctgtcttCCGGTACCCTGTCTTTGAGGACTAAATTGCAAAATGACGGCCGGATTAACGATGGACGTGGTAGATAGATATAATAGTAGTTAGATCGAGCCCGTGACCGACTTCAATTAGCAGCCAGCTTACGTTACGTGTCGACTTCGATTCCTACGCATACACACATGTATGTATACCTTCTTAGGAAGTTCAGTTGGAACAAAGTGTCACAAACAACTGTGTAAGTACAATACAAACAACGACAGCTCACGACAGCTCATGTGTTTTAATTTTCTAGAACtttttggagaaaaaaaatcaatcaTGCATAACGCAGACGCTAAAAAAATCTATCGTATAACATTTTGATACCTTTTTAGGGTCCCAAAGTATCTTCTCTCTTTGTGTGTGCATTTTTCCCACATGATATACGAAATTACTGCATTTTGTTTTCTTTGCGTCACTCAGACGTAATTAAATGAATTTTTCCGTGCTTCCACTTCTAATTTTAAATCACAAAAACTGGCTGTGGGTGCTACATCTTAGATACTTTATTATAATTAAAAAGTATGGTTGCCCTTCATGTTGTCCACAGTTTAAATTTGATTCTTCAACCAATTTTCCTACATTTTCTGTCTCATATTTGCACACCAGACACGATATATCATCAAAAATCAGAATGTTTGGACGCTGACACCGCCACCAACTCGATCCTGGACCCATCCTTCAGATCTTATCGCCCTTCTGTCAGTGTAGCTTCATAAAGGGCGCAGGCCGCACAGTGGCAAAAGTAGCCCATCATCCCAGCTGGATAGTATGTTCTGATCAGGAAGCGGATTTGTAGCACCCGGGTGCTCCACACCCCTATACAAACATTAAATTcaagaaaaataccaaaaaatttgaaaaaaaaatctgagTTTGGGATATCAAACTTGGGGTCCTGATCTACTTCCGTGTGAAATTTCATGAAAATTTACCAGGAAACGTATTCGTGGCAAAAAAGATAAAATTTCATATGTATAGAAAAAAATGTTTGTAAGGATTTTTTTTCAGACAGTATTTCCTTCGTCATGAATACGTTTCCTGATATTTTTTGACGTAATTTCACAGGGGAGTAGATTGAGAACCCACGTTTCATATCCCCAAGtttcagttttttttcttcagtttttttggtattttttacaACTAATATTCGTATAGGGTTGTGGAGCACCCAAGAGCTCCTGTGTATTTTCCATTCTGATCACCATCTTATTAGTTCAGTGACAATATCTATGTCAAACAAAATTGGAAGTCATGTCAGCAAACATTGGATGCTCATACTATTATGAACTGTCCATTTTTTGCAAGAAAAAAAATACAAGAGAGGACAGATTTGGGATTAAGAGGACATATTTGGGATTAAGAGAGAAATATTTTACAAAAagccaaaaaaaacttcctatgtaTTCATCACAAAtcaagaaagtagaaagaacacccTGACTCACAGACCACCTAGAGACGAATACAAGCATCAAAACGTGCCAAAGGAGTCCCACCATTATCGTCCCTCCCTCGTCAGAGTTGGGCAAACTTTGCTGTAGTAGACAATCGggtagtcgtcgtgctaaggcctcacATGACTAGTGGACTAGAACAATGACCATCGCCGATGAAGTCAATGGTAAGTCGAAATGATCCAACTTGTAGACACGAACGAATTAATTAGGTCGACGACCGGGTTAAAGAGGGTCCACCTAAGACATCCTTTGAGCGAATCCCTTGAGATCCACCCGAGACGCACATCCACACACCCTACGATGACGCTCAACACATTGTCGCGACATCGGCTAGAGGGGAGACCCTAATCCATTGTCAGTGAGCCATCACCGTCTCTCCTTCCTGATTAATTGGGTCACAAACACTAATCAAACACACAAAACTCTTTAAACCGGAGCCCTTCCGCTGACAAgggccaggatccaccgcgccgcATGACCCTAATTGAGGTGACATGACACGAGACAGATCGGCGGTGGCGTGTCTATTTACAAAATGGTGATTTTTTTTTAAAGGAACGTGAATATATTTGAAATTGTCAAAGTCAGCTAAGAAATAGGAGGGATATTTTCTTAGTCAACTAGTCTCTATctctacctaatattaaaggaagTATTGTTTCTCCAACTTTTTTCGTTTACAGTGGGACCAAAATAATTTTTCGTCCGTCGGCACGATTTCTCGTTCTCCTGATTTTGTTTCCGTAAAAAAAAATCGTAGGACGCACAAAGCCATCGTGAGCCGGCCCATTAGCGTTCTCCTGATTTTGTTTCCGTAAAAAAAAAATCGTAGGACGCACAGAGCCATCATGAGCCGGGCCATTAGCGTACCAACTACTCGCGCATAGAAAATATCCACGGAAAAAATACTACATGGCGAGGAATCGAACCAACACATTCACGCTAGGCCCCGAGCAATGCTACCACCAGACAAAACAAGACTTCGTGTTTCATTGGCAGCACAACGTCTTTAATTAAGCTAATAATCGTGCCAGTTGCTGAGAGCAAAATAAATTGTTTAGAAAAAGTGAATATATTTTTGAACGCGAGTATTTTACAAATCTTTGAATAAGAAATTGAAACTCGAACATCTTTTAGAAAAAGgaacaatattttattttttatcttttttAAATCTGAATACTATTAACACAGACAATTTCTGCAAACTAGGAGGTAATgtactgattttttttgaattgtgaacatttttctaaaacacAAATATTTTCCGAACTTTCAATTTGAAAAGGCAAACATTTTACAAAACACGATTTTTTTGGGGGGAAAACGGGGAGGTACTGTAGCTAACATTTTTCTAAATCTACACCTATTAAAACTAGGTGAGATTTTGAAATATGCATACGGATGCATTGTTTTAGTTCAATTATTAAACTAgggatatgaaaggaatctttgtcCCCGTCGTGTCTTCACGTACGACCAGCCTCGCTCGACCCAGTGACACCCATCAAAATGGATGAGGAGTCCAACTAAGGTTTCATGATCTATCTGACACAAACTACTCAACTTACATGATAATAACACAGACATATATTATGTGTAGAGCTTTTCCCTATTATATTAGCTGGATGATAAAAAAATCTTTGTTCAACGTTCTTGATCTTGCCGGACACGAAGGAAGCTCAATGATCTAGCTATTGAATCTCACCAACCTTGATTAGTGACAACTGGTACTGCGACCACCGACGACAAGGACGATAAAGAGGACAAACGAAAACATGGGTATGGTGTTATACTAAAATAGAGGATGTGGACCTAAGGATGAGATATTAGTTATGTTTATTATACTAGGGGCATGAGGGTGAGGTCTTTAGCCATACTCAGTGCCAGTGCTAAGGGCGTGTGAGAGTTGatgttctcccgttgcaacgcacgggcatgtttgctagtatacTATATTATCTATGCAATAGATAAATAA
This window encodes:
- the LOC119294499 gene encoding uncharacterized protein LOC119294499 isoform X2; translation: MSLRIGKNPIFPLRLFDLQRSCSVCGGEYQYGATELLLPVACTGLLLLVVRSDYDVATAHAAAAAGWWRRAPTCSSIRSRTPPPSTPTSRHMMCTLGRPVRRTANETTPNVMSVLTFCNQATALLRSPPAAAKG
- the LOC119294499 gene encoding uncharacterized protein LOC119294499 isoform X1 is translated as MSLRIGKNPIFPLRLFDLQRSCSVCGGEYQYGATELLLPVACTGLLLLVVRSDYDVATAHAAAAAGWWRRAPTCSSIRSRTPPPSTPTSRHMMCTLGRPVRRTANETTPNVMSVLTFCNQATALLRSPPAAAKGFCSPLLLNLNWRVETSFKF